The following proteins come from a genomic window of Streptomyces sp. NBC_01716:
- a CDS encoding bifunctional glycosyltransferase/CDP-glycerol:glycerophosphate glycerophosphotransferase, with amino-acid sequence MSAVEISCVVTAGVDAQALRRSVESVVAQTMRATEAVVVLGPAVAGAVGGPSDTDAGTGADAASGATSDAESDAESAAEDVRAVADELAALDPARVRVVTSGAEAPTTAVLRNHGLDQARGRYVTVLGEGERLQRDACRNLWEAAERSGAELAAGRWTRRAGRRAKEQPPARIVESKLYARSRTIDKLADAPELVVADALVTGFCVSTALLDRAGLRYAEDLDRPEILFGAQLAAAADRIAVVPNLVVSGRAAHDPAGTLEGQLAAHVRVAELPLLRNDVALREARDRAFLVDQLISLARQFPKLDAEERANAAALVAALPAARTDPDLRLDLPPLERVCLQLLADGDAEGVLAAGYALGRPDTVTSALVERDGRVYWRASLSDDPGERAALDVTELGHQYRPFNGTPLMNHLTHCGQEGEKLVLEGRLPVPLQLLPPDAPLNATLEFLARGTNGRLVFRAPVDEVWRQADAVHWRASVELGALLRVGGARDRVCDPHFALHTPVGTTSGPLFLERDRVESAGGYRARPRRGRLFGDCWKPYVTVKHHLALQLEARRRPGRIAAAALHYLTHFRPARKLKRLAKGLRRRFDRFFARSFKARVYNRLLIRLPVRKGSVVFESHMGKCYGDSPRAMYEELLAQGRRKVRCTWSYASSADGFPADARLVRRLSWRYLWTLARAQFWVDNQGFPLDLKKPPRTTYLQTWHGSAYKRMGFAESRIKAQNASERDKLSAALARFDHFLVRSEHDVATLARDYRQPAESLVRCGYPRNDRLVRARATDETRGRFPRPALATALGISDHREVVLYAPTFRGMPKKGRTTQLPLDVRQFAERFGDEYVLLVRAHYLESAVLPVCPPGTVIDVSGHHDVSELLCLADVLITDYSSIMFDYALLDRPMVFFAPDLDAYAAERGSYFDLRAEAPGPVVETQHELLRAMEELKQSDTAHRADRARFAQKFGGYESGQAARTAVDVLFAGRTRR; translated from the coding sequence ATGAGCGCGGTCGAGATCAGCTGTGTCGTCACCGCGGGGGTGGACGCGCAGGCGCTGCGCAGGTCGGTGGAGTCGGTCGTCGCGCAGACGATGCGGGCCACGGAAGCGGTGGTGGTGCTCGGGCCGGCGGTCGCGGGGGCGGTGGGCGGGCCAAGCGATACCGATGCCGGGACCGGAGCCGACGCCGCGTCGGGCGCGACGTCCGACGCCGAATCGGATGCCGAATCCGCCGCCGAGGACGTACGCGCCGTGGCCGACGAACTCGCCGCGCTGGACCCCGCGCGCGTCAGGGTCGTCACCTCGGGAGCCGAGGCCCCCACCACCGCCGTGCTGCGCAACCACGGCCTGGACCAGGCACGAGGCCGGTACGTCACCGTCCTCGGCGAGGGCGAACGCCTCCAGCGGGACGCCTGCCGCAATCTGTGGGAGGCCGCCGAACGCTCGGGCGCCGAACTCGCCGCCGGGCGGTGGACCCGCCGCGCGGGCCGCCGCGCCAAGGAGCAGCCACCGGCCCGGATCGTCGAGAGCAAGCTGTACGCGCGCTCCCGCACCATCGACAAACTGGCCGACGCCCCCGAACTCGTCGTCGCCGACGCCCTGGTGACCGGATTCTGTGTGAGTACCGCCCTCCTCGACCGGGCGGGGCTGCGTTACGCCGAGGACCTGGACCGCCCCGAGATCCTGTTCGGCGCCCAACTGGCCGCCGCCGCTGACCGGATCGCCGTCGTCCCCAACCTGGTCGTCAGCGGCAGGGCGGCCCACGACCCGGCGGGCACGCTGGAAGGGCAGCTCGCCGCGCACGTACGCGTCGCCGAACTGCCCCTGCTGCGCAACGACGTTGCCCTCCGCGAGGCCCGCGACCGGGCCTTCCTCGTGGACCAACTCATCTCCCTCGCCCGGCAGTTCCCCAAGCTCGACGCGGAGGAACGGGCCAACGCCGCCGCCCTGGTCGCCGCACTGCCCGCCGCCAGGACCGATCCGGACCTCCGGCTGGACCTGCCGCCCCTGGAGCGGGTCTGCCTCCAACTCCTCGCCGACGGCGACGCCGAGGGTGTACTGGCCGCCGGCTACGCGCTCGGCAGGCCCGACACCGTGACCTCCGCGCTCGTCGAGCGGGACGGCCGGGTGTACTGGCGCGCGTCCCTGTCGGACGACCCCGGGGAACGGGCGGCACTCGACGTCACGGAGCTGGGCCACCAGTACCGGCCCTTCAACGGCACCCCGTTGATGAATCACCTCACCCACTGCGGCCAGGAGGGCGAGAAGCTCGTCCTCGAAGGGCGGCTCCCCGTGCCGCTCCAACTGCTCCCCCCCGACGCCCCGTTGAACGCTACGCTGGAGTTCCTGGCACGCGGCACCAACGGCCGGCTCGTGTTCCGGGCGCCGGTGGACGAGGTCTGGCGTCAGGCCGACGCCGTCCACTGGCGCGCCTCCGTCGAGCTCGGTGCGCTCCTGCGCGTCGGTGGGGCGCGGGACCGCGTGTGCGACCCGCACTTCGCCCTGCACACTCCGGTGGGCACCACCAGCGGCCCGCTGTTCCTGGAGCGGGACCGGGTCGAGTCGGCGGGCGGCTACCGGGCGCGTCCGCGCCGGGGGCGGCTGTTCGGCGACTGCTGGAAGCCGTACGTCACGGTGAAACACCACCTCGCGCTGCAACTTGAAGCGCGTCGCCGCCCAGGACGGATCGCGGCGGCGGCCCTCCACTACCTCACCCACTTCCGCCCGGCGCGCAAGCTGAAGAGGCTGGCCAAGGGGCTCCGCCGGCGCTTCGACCGGTTCTTCGCCCGCTCGTTCAAGGCGCGCGTCTACAACCGGCTGCTGATCCGGCTCCCCGTCCGCAAGGGCTCGGTGGTCTTCGAAAGCCATATGGGCAAGTGCTACGGCGACAGCCCGCGCGCCATGTACGAGGAACTGCTGGCGCAGGGGCGCCGCAAGGTGCGCTGCACCTGGTCGTACGCGTCGTCCGCCGACGGCTTCCCGGCAGACGCCAGGCTGGTGCGGCGGCTGTCCTGGCGCTATCTGTGGACCCTGGCCCGCGCCCAGTTCTGGGTGGACAACCAGGGCTTTCCGCTCGACCTCAAGAAGCCTCCCCGCACCACGTACCTCCAGACCTGGCACGGCTCCGCGTACAAGCGCATGGGCTTCGCTGAGAGCCGGATCAAGGCGCAGAACGCCTCCGAGCGCGACAAGTTGAGCGCCGCGCTCGCCCGGTTCGACCACTTCCTCGTACGGTCCGAGCACGACGTGGCGACTCTCGCGCGCGACTACCGGCAGCCCGCCGAATCCCTGGTGCGGTGCGGGTATCCGCGCAACGACCGGCTCGTGCGCGCCCGCGCGACCGACGAGACGCGGGGGCGCTTCCCGCGCCCGGCGCTCGCGACCGCGCTCGGGATCTCCGACCACCGCGAGGTGGTGCTGTACGCGCCGACGTTCCGGGGAATGCCGAAGAAGGGCCGCACGACTCAACTGCCGCTCGACGTGCGGCAGTTCGCGGAGCGCTTCGGGGACGAGTACGTCCTGCTCGTACGGGCCCACTATCTGGAGTCCGCCGTCCTGCCCGTCTGTCCGCCCGGCACGGTGATCGACGTGTCCGGCCACCATGACGTCAGCGAACTGCTCTGCCTCGCCGACGTGTTGATCACGGACTACTCCTCCATCATGTTCGACTACGCCCTGCTGGACCGGCCGATGGTCTTCTTCGCACCGGACCTGGACGCGTACGCGGCCGAGCGCGGCAGCTACTTCGACCTGCGCGCGGAGGCCCCCGGGCCCGTGGTCGAAACGCAGCACGAACTGCTGCGGGCGATGGAGGAGTTGAAGCAGTCCGACACCGCGCACCGGGCCGACCGGGCGCGCTTCGCCCAGAAGTTCGGCGGCTACGAGAGCGGCCAGGCCGCGCGTACCGCCGTGGACGTGCTCTTCGCAGGAAGGACCCGCCGGTGA
- a CDS encoding glycosyltransferase, giving the protein MTDTALATVPRELILLANATDVLGGVTAWTHQMARLFSAHGHRVQVVGIHEAELKLTLPEPPAYPVTALYPAHPPTPWQPRSPLDHFDLRARRREAARVADKRRAVARLSEIFQAAGPGALVIVTQVWPMEWVLEADTTGLRLIGMSHESYEYSKRCHRFRWIKNSYPRVDRWLTLTQEDADAWIAEGFDNVGAMPNALGSLPELPSPRTGKTVASIGRLDDQKGIDLLLETWSMVAGKRPDWRLRVYGAGQDAAALKKQCTELGLDDSVTWMGRTDDVPAALAECSVFVQSSRGEGFPLALMEAMASGMPCAAFDCAPGVREIITDTEDGLLAPPGDTDALADRLLRLTGNPRLRTTLGDRARANVQRYSQSEILCRWHELFDLLDR; this is encoded by the coding sequence GTGACCGACACCGCGCTCGCCACCGTCCCCCGTGAGCTGATCCTCCTCGCCAACGCCACGGACGTCCTCGGCGGGGTCACCGCCTGGACCCACCAGATGGCCCGCCTCTTCTCGGCCCACGGCCACCGCGTCCAGGTCGTGGGCATCCACGAGGCCGAGCTGAAACTCACCCTCCCCGAGCCGCCCGCCTATCCGGTGACCGCGCTCTACCCCGCCCACCCGCCGACCCCCTGGCAACCGCGCTCACCACTCGACCACTTCGACCTCCGCGCGCGCCGCCGCGAAGCGGCAAGGGTGGCGGACAAACGGCGGGCCGTGGCCCGTCTCTCGGAGATCTTCCAGGCGGCCGGGCCGGGCGCGCTGGTGATCGTCACCCAGGTCTGGCCGATGGAGTGGGTCCTGGAGGCCGACACGACGGGTCTGCGGCTGATCGGGATGAGCCACGAGTCGTACGAGTACAGCAAACGCTGCCACCGCTTCCGCTGGATCAAGAACAGCTACCCGCGCGTCGACCGCTGGCTCACCCTCACCCAGGAGGACGCGGACGCCTGGATCGCCGAGGGCTTCGACAACGTCGGCGCCATGCCCAACGCACTCGGCTCCCTGCCCGAACTCCCCTCGCCCCGCACGGGGAAGACCGTCGCGAGCATCGGCAGACTGGACGACCAGAAGGGCATCGACCTGCTCCTGGAGACCTGGTCCATGGTCGCCGGAAAACGCCCGGACTGGCGCCTGCGCGTCTACGGCGCCGGCCAGGACGCGGCGGCGCTCAAGAAGCAGTGCACCGAACTGGGCCTGGACGACTCGGTCACCTGGATGGGCCGCACCGACGACGTGCCGGCGGCGCTGGCCGAGTGCTCGGTCTTCGTCCAGTCCTCACGGGGCGAGGGATTCCCCCTGGCCCTCATGGAGGCGATGGCGAGCGGAATGCCGTGCGCGGCGTTCGACTGCGCGCCGGGTGTCCGGGAAATCATCACGGACACGGAGGACGGCCTCCTGGCACCCCCGGGCGACACGGACGCCCTGGCCGACCGCCTGCTGCGCCTGACGGGCAACCCCCGACTCCGGACCACCCTGGGCGACCGGGCCCGCGCGAACGTCCAGCGCTACTCGCAGTCCGAAATCCTGTGCCGGTGGCACGAGTTGTTCGACCTGCTGGACCGGTAG
- the hemC gene encoding hydroxymethylbilane synthase — translation MVQYFVGSRASNLAKAQVREYLRPLRERFPDTTFTHRVILEEGDKDRKSLLSNVSAVSGSAFSSEQEAALLRGDVDVVVHSLKDLPTANPTGLELLPPPGREDVRDALCGSTLAGLRKGARVGTGAPRRIAQLLAVRPDIEIVPIRGNVPPRLKKIETQGLDAVILAAAGLHRLGLDDAIGELLPLDLFPPSPGQGALGIQVRTDESSASLRAVLSTVGDLAVDAGIRAERALLAELHGGCSVPVGAYGETLPDGEIRLFGQVSSLDGTEQISGTLSGPSAEPEKLGAAPAAMLIDQGAHSILDAVRAALSVR, via the coding sequence GTGGTTCAGTACTTTGTCGGATCGCGCGCAAGCAACCTTGCCAAGGCCCAGGTGCGCGAGTATCTCCGGCCCTTGCGTGAACGCTTCCCGGACACCACATTCACGCACCGCGTGATTCTGGAAGAGGGCGACAAGGACCGTAAGTCGCTCCTGTCGAACGTTTCGGCGGTAAGCGGCTCAGCGTTCAGCAGCGAGCAGGAAGCCGCATTGCTCCGTGGCGACGTCGACGTGGTTGTCCATTCGCTCAAGGACCTTCCTACGGCGAACCCCACCGGTCTTGAGCTGCTTCCCCCGCCGGGGCGCGAGGATGTGCGAGACGCGTTGTGCGGTTCGACGCTCGCCGGGTTGCGGAAGGGAGCACGTGTCGGGACGGGTGCTCCTCGACGTATCGCGCAGCTTCTCGCGGTGCGGCCGGACATTGAGATCGTGCCGATCCGGGGAAATGTCCCGCCGCGCCTGAAGAAGATTGAGACGCAAGGACTTGACGCGGTGATCCTCGCTGCCGCTGGACTGCACAGGCTCGGACTGGACGACGCGATCGGCGAGTTGCTGCCGCTCGACCTGTTCCCGCCGAGCCCCGGACAGGGAGCGTTGGGAATTCAGGTTCGTACGGACGAATCCTCGGCCTCGTTGCGCGCGGTCCTGTCCACGGTCGGTGATCTGGCCGTTGACGCGGGGATCAGGGCGGAGCGCGCGCTGCTCGCCGAGTTGCACGGCGGTTGCAGTGTGCCGGTGGGGGCGTACGGCGAGACTCTGCCCGACGGGGAAATCCGGCTGTTCGGTCAGGTCAGTTCGCTGGACGGCACCGAGCAGATTTCCGGGACGTTGTCCGGCCCGTCCGCCGAGCCGGAAAAGCTGGGCGCGGCCCCGGCCGCGATGCTCATTGACCAGGGCGCGCATTCGATCCTTGACGCGGTGCGGGCCGCTCTCTCGGTCAGGTGA
- a CDS encoding tetratricopeptide repeat protein, with protein MSISEPNAGLERLYRESGWTLRQCAQAVNRVGTEEGAPTRYRAPSVHQWLGGSLPRDEVRPLILEAFARRLGRPVTHLEAGFPAPNAGAEAGPRGTVDGIIDLGRLDMDPSRRSVLSATLFSAALAVPNWPDVVGRVEASQQGARTRIGMSDVATVSAMTEQLSSMDDQFGGRTARPLAAAFLVNTVAPFLRTDGPEDVRKAMLSAASDLCYLTGYMAVDEGLHGLAQRYYLKALELAGASEDHLTFCTTLRGMSVQAVDLNQGPAAMRLADAAAAASPQAGPRMRAFLAGQQAHAAAQIGDHRGARTYLAQAEVAMDRAESRSKAFGSYDPASLNYHTSQVRFEMGDLTGAVAAMQESDKLRYSVYRRTRVKERAILAERQLSIGHLEAACATWGLALDDYPHVNSGRIDKRMADMFGLIGPHLRNHDAQALYERARTIVRPELIPV; from the coding sequence GTGAGCATCAGCGAGCCGAATGCGGGCCTGGAGCGGCTGTACCGTGAGTCCGGTTGGACGCTTCGGCAGTGTGCGCAAGCGGTGAACCGAGTCGGGACGGAGGAGGGCGCCCCAACTCGATACCGTGCGCCTTCTGTCCATCAGTGGCTGGGCGGCAGCCTGCCGCGCGATGAGGTGCGACCGCTGATCTTGGAAGCGTTCGCCCGCAGGCTGGGGCGACCCGTCACGCATCTGGAAGCCGGTTTTCCGGCACCCAACGCTGGGGCGGAGGCAGGGCCTCGTGGCACCGTTGACGGGATCATCGATCTTGGAAGGTTGGACATGGATCCTTCCCGCCGCAGCGTGTTGAGCGCCACGCTCTTTTCTGCTGCCCTCGCGGTGCCGAACTGGCCGGATGTCGTGGGGCGCGTGGAGGCCTCGCAGCAAGGGGCCAGGACGCGTATAGGAATGTCCGACGTGGCTACGGTCTCCGCGATGACCGAGCAACTTTCGTCAATGGACGACCAGTTCGGGGGCCGCACCGCCAGGCCGCTCGCCGCCGCGTTTCTTGTGAACACCGTTGCCCCGTTCCTGCGGACCGACGGGCCGGAGGACGTACGCAAAGCGATGCTGTCCGCGGCGTCCGATCTCTGCTACCTGACGGGTTACATGGCTGTGGACGAGGGTTTGCACGGGCTCGCGCAGCGCTATTACCTCAAAGCGCTGGAGCTCGCCGGGGCTTCGGAAGATCACCTGACGTTCTGCACCACGCTTCGGGGTATGAGCGTGCAAGCCGTAGACCTGAATCAAGGCCCCGCCGCCATGCGGCTGGCGGACGCCGCCGCTGCGGCGTCCCCGCAGGCCGGCCCCCGGATGCGTGCCTTCCTGGCCGGGCAACAAGCGCATGCCGCCGCGCAGATCGGTGACCACCGTGGCGCGCGGACGTATTTGGCGCAAGCAGAAGTCGCGATGGACCGTGCGGAATCCCGGAGTAAGGCATTCGGCTCGTACGACCCGGCTTCGCTCAATTACCACACCAGCCAAGTGCGCTTTGAAATGGGCGACTTGACCGGCGCTGTCGCCGCCATGCAGGAATCCGACAAGCTGCGGTACAGCGTCTATCGCCGCACACGCGTCAAGGAACGGGCGATCCTCGCGGAGCGGCAACTGAGCATCGGGCACCTCGAAGCCGCCTGCGCGACCTGGGGTCTCGCCCTTGATGACTACCCGCATGTCAACTCAGGCCGTATCGACAAGCGCATGGCCGACATGTTCGGCCTCATCGGGCCACATCTGAGGAATCACGATGCGCAGGCCCTGTACGAGCGCGCACGAACCATTGTCCGTCCCGAGCTGATCCCCGTTTAG
- the rph gene encoding rifamycin-inactivating phosphotransferase — MRERYVLDLQEVDETQGAVVGGKGANLGALVRIDGIRVPGGFCVTTDAFRRVVADAPSVGEQLDELSRVGPDDREAIRTLSAGLRRTVEGAAVPGDLAVEVTRALGRFGERAAWAVRSSATAEDLPTASFAGQQDSYLNVVGAAEILRHISRCWASLFTERAVVYRRRNGIDHRTVQMAVVVQRMVLPQAAGVLFTADPVTGDRKVATVDAGFGLGEALVSGLVNPDVFKVRHGEAVIDSQRREQPALTDAQVVQLVELGRRIEAYFGRPQDIEWCLADDGFQIVQSRPITTLFPVPETRDQENHVYVSVGHGQMMTDPMKPLGLSMWQLTAMVPMHEAGGRLFVDVTRRLASPASRAGLLDVMGKGDPLIRDALETVLDRDGFIPSLPDRPPVGRASDPVEPDPAVVIELIERSQASVDALERDIRTKTGPALFDFLLAAFEEHKRVLGDPLSHQAIMAGMEATWWLNDKLREWLGEKNAADTLTLSAPGNITSEMGLALLDVADVIRPWPEVVAFLRGVESVEDEGFLHELAKLTGGTEACDAIEGYLDRYGMRCVGEIDITRPRWRERPTTLVPVILDNVRNFAPGAAAHRFEQGRRKARKKEQDVLARLRALPDGGRKADETKRMIDRVRSFAGYREYPKYGIVSRYFVYKRALLAEAERLVRAHVLSEKEDIFYLTFPELHEVVRSNQMDGRLIQRRKDAFRSYQALTPPRVLTSDGEALSGAYRRDDVPAGALVGLPVSAGTVEGRARVILDMADADLEAGDILVTAFTDPSWSPLFVGITGLVTEVGGLMTHGAVIAREYGLPAVVGVERATRLIRDGQWIRVHGTDGYVEILP; from the coding sequence GTGCGTGAGCGGTATGTGCTGGATCTTCAAGAGGTTGACGAGACGCAGGGCGCGGTCGTCGGCGGCAAAGGTGCGAACCTCGGCGCGCTGGTGCGGATCGACGGGATCCGGGTGCCAGGTGGCTTCTGTGTGACCACGGATGCGTTCCGGCGGGTCGTCGCGGATGCGCCGTCGGTCGGCGAGCAGCTCGATGAGTTGTCGCGCGTGGGCCCCGACGACCGGGAGGCGATCCGCACCCTCAGCGCGGGGCTTCGCCGGACCGTCGAAGGGGCCGCCGTCCCCGGCGATCTCGCGGTCGAAGTCACCCGTGCCCTCGGCAGGTTCGGCGAGCGGGCCGCTTGGGCCGTCCGGTCCAGTGCGACGGCGGAGGATCTGCCGACCGCCTCCTTCGCCGGTCAGCAGGACTCGTATCTGAACGTCGTCGGGGCGGCGGAGATCCTCCGGCACATCAGCCGGTGCTGGGCCTCGCTGTTCACCGAGCGGGCCGTGGTCTACCGGCGGCGCAACGGCATCGACCACCGCACGGTCCAGATGGCCGTGGTCGTGCAGCGGATGGTCCTCCCGCAGGCGGCCGGGGTCCTGTTCACCGCCGACCCCGTCACGGGCGACCGGAAGGTCGCCACCGTGGACGCCGGCTTCGGTCTTGGCGAGGCCCTGGTCTCCGGTCTGGTGAACCCGGACGTCTTCAAGGTGCGGCACGGCGAAGCGGTGATCGACTCGCAGCGGCGGGAGCAGCCCGCGCTCACGGATGCGCAGGTCGTACAACTCGTTGAGCTCGGGCGGCGGATCGAAGCGTACTTCGGGCGCCCGCAGGACATCGAATGGTGTCTGGCCGACGACGGCTTCCAGATCGTTCAGAGCCGGCCGATCACGACGCTGTTCCCCGTCCCCGAGACCCGCGACCAAGAGAATCACGTCTACGTCTCCGTCGGCCATGGGCAGATGATGACCGACCCCATGAAGCCCCTGGGGCTGTCCATGTGGCAATTGACGGCCATGGTGCCGATGCACGAGGCCGGCGGGAGGCTGTTCGTCGATGTCACCCGGCGCCTCGCCTCGCCCGCGAGCCGCGCCGGCCTTCTGGACGTCATGGGGAAAGGCGATCCGCTGATCAGGGACGCTCTGGAGACCGTCCTCGACCGTGATGGCTTCATCCCGTCGCTTCCGGACAGGCCGCCCGTCGGCCGTGCGTCCGACCCCGTCGAGCCCGATCCCGCCGTCGTCATCGAGCTGATCGAGCGCAGCCAGGCGTCCGTCGACGCCCTGGAGCGCGACATCCGGACGAAGACCGGACCGGCGCTGTTCGACTTCCTGCTCGCGGCCTTCGAGGAGCACAAGCGGGTCCTCGGTGACCCGCTGAGCCATCAGGCGATCATGGCGGGGATGGAGGCCACATGGTGGCTCAACGACAAGTTGCGGGAGTGGCTGGGCGAGAAGAACGCGGCCGACACACTGACGCTCTCCGCCCCCGGCAACATCACCTCGGAGATGGGGCTCGCGCTGCTCGACGTCGCGGACGTGATCCGCCCGTGGCCGGAGGTGGTGGCGTTCCTGCGGGGCGTCGAGTCCGTCGAGGACGAGGGATTCCTGCACGAGCTGGCGAAGCTCACGGGCGGGACCGAGGCGTGCGACGCCATCGAGGGCTACCTCGACCGGTACGGCATGCGCTGCGTAGGCGAGATCGACATCACGAGACCACGGTGGCGCGAGCGCCCCACCACACTCGTGCCCGTAATCCTCGACAACGTCAGGAACTTCGCGCCGGGCGCCGCCGCGCACCGCTTCGAGCAGGGCCGTCGGAAGGCACGGAAGAAGGAACAGGACGTGCTCGCACGCCTGCGGGCCCTGCCGGACGGAGGCCGGAAAGCAGACGAGACGAAGCGGATGATCGACCGCGTCAGAAGCTTCGCCGGATACCGGGAGTACCCGAAGTACGGCATCGTCAGCCGCTACTTCGTCTACAAGCGGGCCCTGCTGGCGGAGGCCGAGCGCCTCGTGCGGGCCCATGTGCTTTCTGAGAAGGAGGACATCTTCTACCTCACGTTCCCGGAGCTCCACGAGGTCGTGCGCTCGAACCAGATGGACGGCCGGCTCATCCAGCGGCGCAAGGACGCGTTCCGCTCGTACCAGGCGCTCACCCCGCCCCGGGTGCTCACCTCGGACGGTGAGGCCCTCAGCGGCGCGTACCGGCGCGACGACGTGCCCGCCGGTGCCCTGGTCGGCCTGCCGGTCTCGGCCGGGACCGTAGAGGGAAGGGCCCGCGTCATCCTGGACATGGCGGATGCCGATCTCGAAGCGGGCGACATCCTGGTCACGGCCTTCACGGACCCCAGCTGGTCGCCGCTGTTCGTCGGAATCACGGGCCTGGTGACGGAGGTGGGCGGCCTGATGACCCATGGCGCGGTGATCGCCCGGGAGTACGGCCTGCCGGCCGTCGTGGGCGTGGAGCGGGCCACGCGGCTGATCCGGGACGGACAGTGGATCCGCGTGCACGGAACCGACGGGTACGTCGAGATCCTGCCCTGA